The Maridesulfovibrio hydrothermalis AM13 = DSM 14728 DNA window GTCCGCGCCCTCTAAGGGTATCCACTGCAAGAATAAAAACATAACCGGAGCAAGCGAAGGATAAGCAGGCAACCCCGTACTCAAAACCACTGAGAGGTAGTTTGATGGTGAAGTCCAAAGAATTGGAAATTACACGATAATAAAAATTCAATTGGAAAGCGCAGATTAAAGAGGAAAGCCATAAATAGGTTCTCAAGTATGTAGCCTGTCGGGCGGGTATATCCACTGCCACAATTTTGTACTCATCGTACCCCTTTTGGGCAATAAAGGTTAATCCGTCCTGATATTGCTTTTTGTCAAAATCACCCATAAATTTTCTCCCGTGTTCTATTTATAAGCCGCCCTATATGTGCAATAACGCTGTTTGGCAACAGCGTCCAGTCTCTGCAAAAAGTTGTTCGGATACAGCATTTGACAGTTGATAAAATCACCGTTTAAATAGGCTCAAATATAGCACCCGTCCAGAAATGTCCGGGGGCTTTCTTTTACACTCGGAACACTTCCGGGTGCTTTTCTTTTTCTCCCTCACATATTCTTTTTATATGATGAAAATCAGACTAATACGTTATGAAAGCGGCGATCATGGAACTTTTGGGCATCTTATCGGTTCCGGCGTGAATCTGCATGTGATTGAACTGCCGTGGCGAAATAACCGTTCAAATCTTTCATGCATTCCTATCGGTATATATCGGTGTGAACTGGTCCGTTCTCCACGGTTCGGAGTGGTTTACCACGTCAAAAATGTACCCGGGCGCAACCATGTACTGATTCACAGCGGGAACTATGCCGGTGATACTACCCTTGGATACCGCACACATTCACACGGTTGTATTTTGCCGGGTCGAAAACGTGGTCGGCTTGGGGATCAGAAAGCTATTCTTTGCAGTAAGGCTGCTTTGTCTTCGTTTATGTCTGCTTTAAACCGTCAACCATTCACTCTGATAATTGAGGATAGATAAATGGAAAGCTGTAAACTCATGGTGGCAACAATGGTGCTTGGGGGCATATTTGGCGTTGGGTTTAGTCTCAGCGTTATATTTGTCTTTTGTATCAGCGATGCCTTTAAAAAGACAGTCTTGAAGCTCAAAGGATTATGGAGGTAAATCATGATTGGTGATGCTATACTCAGCATTGTTACTGGCGGGGCTACGGGCTTGCTGGGTTCTTTGTTCACAGGGATTTTCGGATATTTTGAAGAGAAACGAAAGAATGCGCATGAAATTGAAATGCGCCGTCTGGATATGGAAGAAATGGATAAGGAATGGCAATATCGTCAACGGGCTGCTGACCGTGAAGCTGAGACACGGCTTCAGGAATCCGCTGATGATCTTATGCAAGCTTCCTACGCAAACGATACCGCCACTTATTCTGCTGGGCATGATCTGCCGAAATGGGGCGTTATCCCGCTTCTGCTTGTTGATATGATTCGCGGTTTGATTCGTCCGGCTTTAACCGTGATTCTGATCTGGATGATCTATTCCACAAGACGCGAAGTCATGGAGGTGCTCAACGCCGCCGGAATAACGGCCATCACCCCTGATTCAGCACTGAAAATTTATAACGAAGTTGTTTCCTCAATCCTCTACTGCGGCACGACTGCACTGCTGTGGTGGTTCGGATCTCGCCAGATAAGGAAAAGTAAATGAGTAGCGAGGCACATTTTATAGATGAACTGCGCCCGTGGGTTCCTCTTGTCATCGTTGTTTCTCAGTTTGTTTTCGGCTGGATACTCTGGGCGTTGCAAAAATCTTTTGTTTCCACAAAATGCTGTAAGAAGTGCCGGGATTCCATCACAGAAAAAATAGATGAGATTTCTAAAAATTACAAAAAAAATATCTCCAGTCTAACTGAAACAATTGATAATCTAGATGACCGCGTAGCCATCAATGAAGAAAGACTTAAAAGTCAGCCTACCCAAGAACAGTTTGCTACTCTAAACATTTCAATGGAAAAATTGTCCGGTGAAATGAATGTTCTGGCTGAACGAATTGATGGCATGAAAGATTCACAGAGAGCACTTAAGGAATTAGTCATCAGGGTTGATACATTCCTAAGGGAGCAGAAATAACTAGTTACTGCATATAGGCCGAGATTAAAGACAGGCATGTGCGCAGGGTGATCCTTTCATGCAGTGAACTTCAGGTCAAGGAGGCTATTGATGAAGCTTCAAAACATTTTGCAAGGACTTTTACATATCATACAATGCCCAGTTTAAGAGCAAAGCTGATCCCGCCTCCACGGAGACTTAATTTATAACTCAAGACGCAATCCACAAGGCTCTCGAAAGAACTTTTCTGTCC harbors:
- a CDS encoding DUF5675 family protein yields the protein MMKIRLIRYESGDHGTFGHLIGSGVNLHVIELPWRNNRSNLSCIPIGIYRCELVRSPRFGVVYHVKNVPGRNHVLIHSGNYAGDTTLGYRTHSHGCILPGRKRGRLGDQKAILCSKAALSSFMSALNRQPFTLIIEDR
- a CDS encoding DUF2730 family protein, translated to MSSEAHFIDELRPWVPLVIVVSQFVFGWILWALQKSFVSTKCCKKCRDSITEKIDEISKNYKKNISSLTETIDNLDDRVAINEERLKSQPTQEQFATLNISMEKLSGEMNVLAERIDGMKDSQRALKELVIRVDTFLREQK